The following are encoded together in the Actinomycetota bacterium genome:
- a CDS encoding MFS transporter, whose protein sequence is MLPRRRLAAGVSSVAVLLAALDAYVVVTVMVDVMRDMGIPIEHPERATPIVTAYLLGYVAAMPLLGQLSDRVGRARVIQGCLLAFAVGSVISAVAPTLPVLVAGRLVQGAAGGALLPVTFAVISDLWEPRSRPLPLGLVGASQELGSVLGPLYGAGLAALAGWRSVFWVNLPLAGLAMLAVHRGLPRESGRSDLKVDLGGGLLLAFSLGALIVGLYNPDPSQSVLPDWGVPVLAVAALGLAAFFVWERRSSSRLIDMTTVHTRPFAAALGCSFLSGVALMATLVDVPLLARTLLGEDSLGGALILSRFLAALALAAVAGGLLTRRVGERPVAAGGLLVAAAAYFLISRWPVEILDAGYRLGPLTVSRMSFDLILAGLGLGLIIAPLASVALRSSAPEQHGVVSATVVVARMMGMLIGIAALGAAGVYRFQQLTKDVAPPLPFELSAGEFQRQLAAYEEAVRAALHIEYGELFLITSVVCLAGSLVALALGSRQPEADQTA, encoded by the coding sequence ATGTTGCCCCGCCGCCGCCTGGCCGCCGGGGTGTCGTCGGTAGCCGTTCTCCTTGCGGCGCTCGACGCCTACGTCGTCGTCACCGTCATGGTCGACGTCATGCGGGACATGGGCATCCCCATCGAGCACCCGGAGCGGGCAACCCCTATCGTCACCGCCTACCTGCTCGGCTACGTCGCTGCGATGCCGCTGCTCGGGCAGCTGTCGGACCGGGTGGGGCGGGCCCGGGTCATCCAGGGCTGCCTGCTGGCGTTTGCGGTTGGGTCGGTCATCTCTGCGGTGGCGCCGACCCTGCCGGTGCTGGTCGCCGGCCGCCTGGTCCAGGGAGCCGCCGGCGGCGCCCTGCTGCCGGTGACCTTTGCAGTGATCAGCGACCTTTGGGAGCCGCGCTCCCGGCCCCTGCCGCTGGGGCTGGTGGGGGCGTCCCAGGAGCTCGGGAGCGTCCTGGGACCGCTGTACGGCGCCGGCCTGGCGGCGCTCGCCGGGTGGCGCAGCGTCTTCTGGGTAAACCTCCCGCTGGCCGGGCTGGCGATGCTGGCCGTCCACCGCGGCCTGCCCCGGGAAAGCGGCAGGAGCGACCTGAAGGTCGACCTCGGCGGCGGGCTGCTGCTGGCGTTCAGCCTGGGGGCTCTGATCGTGGGCCTGTACAACCCGGACCCTTCGCAGTCCGTACTGCCCGACTGGGGCGTCCCGGTTCTGGCCGTGGCAGCCCTGGGCCTGGCCGCATTCTTCGTCTGGGAGCGAAGGTCGTCCAGCCGCTTGATCGACATGACCACTGTTCACACCCGCCCGTTCGCCGCGGCGCTCGGCTGCAGCTTTTTGTCCGGCGTGGCCCTGATGGCGACGCTGGTCGACGTCCCCCTGCTCGCACGCACCCTCCTCGGCGAGGACAGCCTGGGGGGAGCGCTGATCCTCTCCCGCTTCCTGGCGGCGCTGGCGCTGGCCGCGGTGGCCGGCGGGCTGCTCACACGCAGGGTCGGCGAACGCCCGGTGGCCGCCGGCGGGCTGCTGGTTGCCGCAGCCGCCTACTTCCTGATCTCCCGCTGGCCGGTGGAGATCCTGGACGCCGGGTACCGTCTGGGACCGCTGACCGTCTCCCGGATGAGCTTCGACCTGATCCTGGCGGGCCTGGGCCTGGGCCTGATCATCGCCCCGCTGGCCTCGGTCGCCCTTCGATCGTCGGCTCCGGAGCAGCACGGGGTGGTTTCGGCGACGGTGGTGGTGGCCCGGATGATGGGGATGCTGATCGGAATCGCCGCGCTGGGGGCCGCCGGCGTCTACCGGTTCCAGCAGCTGACGAAGGACGTGGCGCCGCCACTGCCCTTCGAGTTGAGCGCCGGCGAGTTCCAGAGACAGCTGGCCGCCTACGAAGAGGCGGTCAGGGCCGCGCTCCACATCGAGTACGGCGAGCTGTTCCTGATCACCTCGGTCGTATGCCTGGCGGGATCACTGGTGGCGCTTGCCCTCGGGAGCAGGCAGCCGGAAGCGGACCAGACCGCCTAG
- a CDS encoding LppX_LprAFG lipoprotein, with the protein MKKRRLLVFLMVLPALVGAGCSSNEEPASDLPEGKGLLTEAADALDGVNTMQFVLKVEGDRPSNFQITDAEGTITREGSVSATAKVLQAGTLVEYEYIVVNKIPYLKGPTGGFRQVPEAIYSRIFDPTGLLTGERSLPNALREVENAETEDTEEIDGVDTYRVKGELDPTQVEGLSLLASGVEGEATIWVNRETKEMARARVPFTVSGTEGETVVTVSLSRFNEPADIKAPV; encoded by the coding sequence ATGAAAAAGCGGCGGCTGCTTGTTTTCCTGATGGTCCTGCCGGCCCTGGTCGGTGCCGGATGCTCCTCCAACGAAGAGCCCGCCAGCGACCTGCCGGAGGGCAAGGGACTGTTGACCGAAGCCGCAGATGCTCTCGACGGAGTGAACACCATGCAATTCGTCCTCAAGGTCGAGGGTGACCGGCCCTCCAACTTCCAGATCACCGACGCCGAAGGCACGATCACCCGGGAGGGGTCCGTTTCCGCCACCGCCAAGGTGCTGCAGGCGGGCACGCTGGTGGAGTACGAGTACATCGTGGTGAACAAGATCCCGTACCTGAAGGGCCCGACCGGCGGCTTCCGCCAGGTCCCCGAAGCCATTTACAGCCGGATCTTCGACCCCACCGGCCTGCTGACCGGCGAACGCAGCCTGCCGAACGCCCTGCGCGAGGTCGAAAACGCCGAAACCGAGGACACCGAGGAGATCGACGGCGTCGACACCTACCGGGTCAAGGGCGAGTTGGACCCGACGCAGGTGGAGGGCCTGTCGCTGCTGGCCTCCGGAGTCGAAGGGGAGGCCACCATCTGGGTGAACCGGGAGACCAAGGAGATGGCGCGGGCACGCGTCCCGTTCACGGTCTCGGGCACCGAGGGCGAGACCGTCGTAACCGTGTCGCTCTCCAGGTTCAACGAGCCGGCGGACATCAAAGCCCCCGTCTAG
- a CDS encoding phospholipase D-like domain-containing protein: MKVKKKRQGLTLQAIAGTNVVLLGIDLDQADCQGLRGFGIHRTDHGEEEASWVEGLKTFEATDPGFPPGAKYSTRAHPIQGFTWSDLTAKPGHDYTYRIVALKGEPADLQQTAEVTVRIQTETPEGGTHDVYFNRGAGASQEYARRFGNRKPDEVGKAAFDWLSRGLYEAMTGFVDQATGPGFGLRVCAYEFHYQPFLKVLDDARKRGVDVKIVYDHRKKTPGAKNAAAVKAAGIDDLCFPRESNASELTHNKFIVLLEGGEPTSVLTGGTNFTAGGIFGHSNGVHIVQEPATAKAYHRYWDLLAADPGSKQLKPALVTEFPVPAGLPPVGTTPIFSPRDSLQALDWYISLAAGAKDGLFATFAFGMHEGFQEVYRSSKANMRYALLEKTVRPMKAGPDRDAAEKAIARLRFRPENRFAVGAHLQLNLFDRWLEERLSGLNHAVQYLHTKYMLIDPLGPDPIVVTGSANFSASSTTDNDENMLVIRGNKRVAEIYLGEFMRMYNHFAFREWAASKNAKTSDTPPSHLRMDDWWKGYFGDTERSHQRQYFVS, encoded by the coding sequence ATGAAAGTAAAGAAGAAGCGCCAGGGACTGACGCTGCAGGCGATCGCCGGCACCAACGTCGTGCTGCTCGGCATCGACTTGGACCAGGCGGACTGCCAGGGCTTGCGGGGGTTCGGCATCCACCGGACCGACCACGGCGAGGAGGAGGCCTCCTGGGTCGAGGGTCTCAAGACCTTCGAGGCGACCGACCCCGGCTTCCCGCCGGGGGCCAAGTACTCCACCCGGGCGCACCCGATCCAGGGCTTCACGTGGTCCGACCTGACCGCCAAGCCCGGGCACGACTACACCTACCGCATCGTGGCGCTGAAGGGCGAGCCGGCCGACCTGCAGCAGACCGCCGAGGTCACGGTTCGCATCCAGACCGAGACCCCCGAAGGCGGCACGCACGACGTCTACTTCAACCGGGGGGCCGGCGCCTCCCAGGAGTACGCCCGGCGTTTCGGCAACCGAAAGCCCGACGAGGTCGGCAAGGCGGCCTTCGACTGGCTGTCCAGAGGGTTGTACGAGGCGATGACCGGCTTCGTCGACCAGGCGACCGGCCCCGGATTCGGGCTGCGGGTTTGCGCCTACGAGTTCCATTACCAGCCGTTCCTGAAGGTTCTGGACGATGCACGCAAACGGGGCGTGGACGTGAAGATCGTCTACGACCACCGGAAGAAGACTCCGGGCGCCAAGAACGCGGCGGCGGTGAAGGCGGCCGGCATCGACGACCTGTGCTTCCCCCGGGAGTCCAACGCCAGCGAGCTGACCCACAACAAGTTCATCGTCCTGTTGGAGGGAGGGGAGCCCACCTCGGTCCTCACCGGCGGGACCAACTTCACGGCCGGAGGCATCTTCGGGCACTCGAATGGGGTCCACATAGTCCAGGAGCCGGCTACCGCCAAGGCGTACCACCGCTACTGGGACCTGCTCGCAGCCGACCCGGGCTCCAAGCAGCTGAAACCGGCTCTGGTGACCGAATTCCCCGTGCCTGCCGGTCTCCCGCCGGTGGGGACCACGCCGATCTTCAGCCCGCGGGACAGCCTCCAGGCGCTCGACTGGTACATCTCCCTGGCCGCAGGTGCGAAGGACGGCCTGTTCGCCACTTTCGCCTTCGGGATGCACGAGGGGTTCCAGGAGGTGTACCGGAGCAGCAAGGCGAACATGCGCTACGCCCTGCTGGAGAAGACGGTCCGGCCGATGAAGGCCGGGCCCGACAGGGATGCCGCCGAGAAGGCCATCGCCAGGCTCCGCTTCCGGCCGGAGAACCGCTTTGCTGTCGGCGCCCACCTGCAGCTGAACCTGTTCGACCGGTGGCTGGAGGAGCGGCTCTCCGGCCTGAACCATGCGGTCCAGTACCTCCACACCAAGTACATGCTCATCGACCCCCTCGGCCCGGATCCGATTGTGGTGACCGGTTCGGCGAACTTCAGCGCATCGTCGACCACCGACAACGACGAGAACATGCTGGTGATCAGGGGCAACAAGCGGGTCGCCGAGATCTACCTAGGCGAGTTCATGCGGATGTACAACCACTTTGCATTCCGGGAGTGGGCGGCCTCCAAGAACGCCAAGACCTCCGACACCCCGCCGAGCCACCTGCGCATGGACGACTGGTGGAAAGGGTACTTCGGTGACACCGAGCGATCGCACCAGAGGCAGTACTTCGTGAGCTGA
- a CDS encoding YdeI/OmpD-associated family protein has product MDPIFFPAPEDFRTWLEENHETADEVLVGYYKKKAGKPSMTWSESVDQALCFGWIDGKGRSLGDEAHTIRFTPRRPKSNWSAINIAKVAQLTEQGLMRPAGLAAFEKRQEARSGVYSYEQRHLATLTEEQEAEFRASPAAWEWFQAAAPSYRKSAIFWVTSAKRAETVAKRLRQLIEDSAQGLEVPPLRRR; this is encoded by the coding sequence GTGGACCCGATCTTCTTCCCGGCGCCCGAAGACTTCCGGACCTGGCTGGAGGAGAACCACGAGACTGCCGACGAGGTGCTGGTCGGGTACTACAAAAAGAAGGCGGGCAAGCCGTCCATGACCTGGTCCGAGTCGGTCGACCAGGCACTGTGCTTCGGCTGGATCGACGGCAAGGGCCGCTCTCTGGGCGACGAGGCCCACACCATCCGCTTCACCCCCCGCCGGCCGAAGAGCAACTGGAGCGCAATCAACATCGCCAAGGTCGCCCAGCTGACCGAGCAGGGCCTGATGCGCCCGGCCGGCCTGGCGGCATTCGAAAAGCGCCAGGAGGCCCGCTCGGGTGTCTACTCCTACGAGCAGCGCCACCTGGCGACCCTGACCGAGGAGCAGGAGGCCGAGTTCCGGGCGAGCCCGGCGGCTTGGGAGTGGTTCCAGGCCGCTGCGCCGTCGTACCGGAAGTCGGCGATCTTCTGGGTGACCAGCGCCAAGCGGGCGGAAACGGTTGCCAAACGCCTCCGGCAACTGATTGAAGACTCGGCCCAAGGCCTCGAGGTCCCCCCGCTGCGCCGGCGCTAG